DNA sequence from the Gopherus evgoodei ecotype Sinaloan lineage unplaced genomic scaffold, rGopEvg1_v1.p scaffold_31_arrow_ctg1, whole genome shotgun sequence genome:
CAATGTGATCTAGTAAGGAcatagggctgggagccaggactcctgggctctctccctggctctgggagaggagtagggtctagtggttagaacaggggagcctgggagccaagactcctgggttctctccctaccTCTACCACCAACCTATTGCGTGACCTTGGCCAAATCTCTTCCCCtcttgctgcctcagtttccccttccagccTTTGCCTATTTAGATTGGGCACTCTCTGGGTGGGGActgtctctgcagcacctggcacaacagggcatTGAGCTCAGACCAGATCTCTAGGTGACACCTTACTGTGAAATATACATTGTGAGCTgcttgcacagatggggaaaccgaggcggGAGGGATGGAAGTAACGTGGCTGGTTTCTCACAGGGAGCCTGCAGCAGagccgggaacagaacccaggagtcctgagtcccaggcaCCTCGGCCACAAGTCCCTGGCATTACATGATGCCAGAAGAGACACAACGACGCAATTACGAAGCTTCGTCAAGGAAAATCCAGGCCAAGGCCACAGGGCACTACCAGGCCCAGCCATCGCCGTCAGGAGGGACTTGTGTTGCAGTCAGGCCCCTTCTCAGGATCGGGGCCCCACTGCACCAGGCGCTGCACAGATGCATTGCAGGAGACCATCTCTGCCCCAAAATCAGCGGCACCAATATAGCCATTATCAATTATGGGGAGCAGCTCCATTTGCCAGCAGCACTAGTGTAGCTGTTATCCATCCTGTGCACCAGCACCTAGAGGCGCATggtcctctccttttcccccagtaTCCTGGTTCCTCATCCGTCAGAGACCTCTACACCTGCGGAGGCTGTAGGAGACCCAGGATAtccagccccccaacccctgccccaacccagcccccttCAGGAGACACCAGCCTAGGACTGCCCCTGTCCTCCACACCTGAGATGATCTGCTCTCAGCCCTGCTCTTCTGGGGCGGGGACCACACTCCCCCTTAGAAGGGGCGCATCTAATCGCTTCCTGCCAGTGCCCTGGCTTTACTCAACTTTCTACCTTCCGCGCAGCCTGCAGAGACCCAGCCCCGGGAGTGCAGACAGCGCTGAGAGGAACAAACTCTGGTCTATCTCCAACCACAGCTCCCGGGCCATGGcgtcccccttccccaccagagCCTGGGAGCAGGTAAGTCCAAGCCTTCATTTGACAGAGATTGCAGGGAGCTGGCCATGCAGCAGGGACAGCCCTCTACCAGCACCAGAGATGGGGGGAGCCCatgtccccatccctcccagcagcCCAGACAGAGaacccagagacctgccccactgtCCAGCCTACGAATAGAACCCAGAGTCCCACTTCCCTCTCAGAACCAGGGGAGAACCTAGgagacctggctcccagccttccccctctaaccactagacctcactcccctcccagagccaaggatagaacctaggagacctggctcccagccttccccctctaaccactagaccccactcccttcccagagccagggagagaacccaggagtcctcagtTCCAGCCCCACCTTTCTAACACTGGAGTAGGGGTGTGCTAGAGACTCCTGGGTCCCTCTCAGCAggctgctgccccagcactgggcatgTCCAGAGGCATCAGGCCCCCAAGCCAGCCTGTGGGTCAGGGGAAGCGTGAGGGGCATTGGAGTTCACCTGTAACCAGGGACTCATCCTCAAGTGGGCTGGGGTCTCCAATGGGGTCCCACGGGAACTGGGTCGTGTCCTGCACTAGTTACAACTGGGATCAGTGTCCGGGATGGGAATATCAAACCCTCCCAGCTAACTTCAGCAGAGGGCCCAGAAATCAGGAAATCCTGAGAGGACCGGGGCAAGGACCCAGAGCGCGTGGGGAAACGCCGGGCGTTTTAACACATCCGCACGTCCCCGCCTGTGGCGAGGAACTGCAAACATCAGCCAGGGGCTCTCCCCTGGGGGCAGCAACTCTGGAACAGATCTGGGGCGATGGCAGAGAGTTGGCTGGACTGGGGCTAACACCGTCCTGGGATCTcaaggaggagcagggaggggatttTCCCTTTGGAGCTGACCCGGGGGTGACACTGCCGAGccctgggtctgggtctggctCTGGAGCACCGAGTCAGTCGGGGTGGGGTCAGAGCAGAGCCCCGAGGGTTCGAAGCCCTGCTGCAGAGAGAGCAATGCCTGGAGCTCCAGCTATTGTGCTGAGCCCAGGACATGCTCCGGGGTGCCATGATCTCCGCCTGTCCGTCCCTACACAGGGAGCAGAGAGTTGATCAGGGCTGGTCAGTTTTtaccggggtgggggggaattaaGCATTGGGACCAAGCACCAGGGCCGTGGGGGATCCTCCATCCCCGGCAGATTTTCAGTTCAGACTGGGAATTTTCCTAAAACAGTGGCTCCAGGGATGGTTTGCGGGGTGGCCTCTGGCCTGGGCTATCGGGGGGTCAGGCTAGACGGCCACAGGTCCCTGCTGGCCGGGGAACTGGGAAAGACTGAAATCAGGCAAATACCCACAGGAGAGCTAGAGACCAGCCCAACTGGCTCAGGGGGTGAATGGAGCAAGAGGGCTACTGTATAACAGGGTATGGCGgatgagccaggactcctgggttctctccctggctctgggaggagagtggggactGGTGATTGGAGCAGGgttgggatccaggactcctgggttcttccccaGCACTGGAAGACGAGTTGGAGATAGTGGTTAAAGCTGGGGGGACtaggagccaggacgcctgggttctctccccggctctgggagaggagtcagGTCTGGTGATTAGAGCGAGGTGGGCtaggactcaggactcctgggttctctccccggctctgggagaggagtcaggtctagtgattagagcgaGGTGGGCTAGGacttaggactcctgggttctctccccggctctgggagaggagtcaggtctagtgattagagcgaGGTGGGCtaggactcaggactcctgggttctctccccggctctgggagaggagtcaggtctagtgattagagcgaGGTGGGCtaggactcaggactcctgggttctctccccggctctgggagaggagtcaggtctagtgattagagcgaGGTGGGCtaggactcaggactcctgggttctctccccggctctgtcgctgactctctgtgtgacctCCAGAAAGTTCTTtcacctcagtttcctctagtACAAGTTGGGGTCGATGCTACTGAAGCTGGGCAGGAGGAAGAGTTGGGAGACCCCCGTAGCCGCGGCTCAGGAGGGGCTGCGTTACTCTCCAAAGGACAGGGCCCTGTAGCACAAACCGGGGGttggtccccccccccaccccaggggggctggctgtgtgtggcacagcaggctgtgggggagggcagcACTCTGGAGAACACGAGGTTAGCACCAGGGAACAGAAATCTGCTGAGACAAGAGGTCCCGGAGCTGTCTGGGGGGGCAgaagagcaggggctgtgggtcaggagtgagtgGCACCCACATAGCTGGATGAGGAGAGGGGTTGGGATCGGAGGGGCTGAAGGTTGAGAGTGGGGTGACACTGGCAGAGGTGTGGGgagacagcaggggctgcaggtcgggagtagggttgccaactttgtaactGCACAACACCGAACACACtagccctgtcccctgccccaccccttcccaaggCCTCGACTCCCgcactccctcccccctccctctgtcactcgctctcccccaccctccctcactttcactgggctggggcagggggttgtgctgtgggctccagctgggggtgtgggctcttgggCGGGgtgagggatgaggggtttgaggctcaggagggggctccgggctggggcagagggagcaggtgcaggaagcgggctggggctccgggctggggttggggtgcgggaggggatgtgGGAAGGAGTGcaggccctgggagggagtttgggtgctggagggggtacaGGTTccaagagggagtttgggtgtgggctccaagaggggactcagggctggggcaggaagatggggtgcagggagggtgggggtgcaggctctgggagggcatttgggtgcagaaaggggctcagggctggggcagagggaggaggtgcagggtacgaaggggggtcagggctgggggtggggtgcaggaggcggtgCAGGTTCCAGGAGAGAGTtatggtgcaggagggagttccgacctggggcaggagtttggggtgcaggttccagctggGCGGCTCTTACCTCAGGCAGATCCAAGCTGGCAGCACAGCCAGGCTAAGCCAGGCTCggtgcctgtcctggctctgcgctgctcctggaagaagccaccatgtccggctcctaggtgcaggggcagccaggcagctctgtgcagtgcACACTGCCCActcccgcaggcactgcccccggcccatgggagctgcagagccggtgctcAGGGCGGGAGCAGCACGCGGAGTCTCCCTGGcagcccctgtgcctaggagccggaTACGGAGGTTCCTTCCAGGAGCCGTGCGGCGCCGAGGCAGGCAGGgagaaaaccagatgcctggcaatccTAGTTGGGAGTGAGACCACCGGCCAGGCCACGTGCTAAAGCGGTCACTTCTTCCCAGCTTTCCAGCAATGCCACCTCACCCATGGCCAACAACAGCACCGTGCCCACCTCCAACATCCTTGACCAGCTCTCGGTGGCCATCTTCGTGGTCTCCTCCCTGCTGGGCATGGTAGGCAATGGCCTGGTGGTCTGGGTCACCAGCTTACGCATGCGCCGGACGGTCAACTCGATCTGGTTCCTGAGCCTGGCGCTGGCCGATCTGCTCtactccctgctgctgcccttcTACGCTGCCAAGACCGCCATGGGCCATCACTGGGCCTTTGGCAACTTCCTCTGCAAAGCCGTTGGCgccctcctcttcctcagcaTGTTCGCCAGCGTCTTCCAGCTGACACTCATCTCGACCGATCGCTGCCTGCTGGTTGCCCGGCCTGTCTGGGCCCAGCAGTTCCGCACGCCGCGCTGGGCCTGGGGGGCAGCCGGCGTGGCCTGGGTGCTGGCCGGGGCTTTCTCAGCCCCCTACCTGGTCTTCCGGCAGGTGAACTGCCGGGGCAAGCGCTGCTTTTGCATCAACAATTTCGGGGATGTGGCGACAAGGGTGGCACGGCAGCAGGCCCTGATCGTGGTGCGGTTTGTGGCCGGCTTCCTGGCACCGCTGCTGGTCATCACAGCCTGCCACGTGGTCGTGATGCTGCGGGCTGGGCACCGGGGCCGCCGGCCCAACCGTACGGCCAAGGTGGTGGCTGCTGTGGTGTTgagtttcttcctctgctggctgccctacCACATCTTCAACTTCCTGCACGGCTGGGCAGGCAAAAGTGCAGCCATCAAGGTGGGCTCCTCCCTGGCCTTCAGCCTCACCTGTCTGAGCTGCttcctcaaccccctgctctacgCCTTCCTGGGCCGCCGCTTCCAGGAGGGGTTGCGGGGTAGCAGCCGCGCCCGCTGGCTGGAGGCTGCCATGGCCGAGGACTCACTGGGCTCAGGCAGCGGACACCGGCGCAACCGCTCGCGGGGCTCCACCACTTCCTCTGAGCTGCGGATGATGCAGCCgtgatggggcaggggaaggggccaggatCCCAtgcgaggggagtgggggcagctgTGGGATGGCAccgagcagtgcatgctgggagcccagactcaTGCTGGAGCAGTGCATGCGGGGAGACCATGGGACATGGCggagcaatgcatgctgggagctgtcgTCATCTCTCTGGGCTGAGCTGGAGCAGTGCACGCTGGGAGCCTATGGACCACACTGGAGCATGGCATGCTGGGACCCCAGAGCCTCACCAGAGCAGTGCACGCTGGGAGCCCATGAGCCGCGCTGAAGCAGTGCATGTGGGGAGCTGTCGTCATCAGCATAGGCCATGcaggagcactgcatgctgggaacccatgggccatgctggagcagtgcatgctgggagcttaTGGGTCACACCGCAAAGGAGCATGCTGGGAACTCTTGCCGTCATTGGCCACA
Encoded proteins:
- the LOC115640571 gene encoding C5a anaphylatoxin chemotactic receptor 1-like; the encoded protein is MASPFPTRAWEQLSSNATSPMANNSTVPTSNILDQLSVAIFVVSSLLGMVGNGLVVWVTSLRMRRTVNSIWFLSLALADLLYSLLLPFYAAKTAMGHHWAFGNFLCKAVGALLFLSMFASVFQLTLISTDRCLLVARPVWAQQFRTPRWAWGAAGVAWVLAGAFSAPYLVFRQVNCRGKRCFCINNFGDVATRVARQQALIVVRFVAGFLAPLLVITACHVVVMLRAGHRGRRPNRTAKVVAAVVLSFFLCWLPYHIFNFLHGWAGKSAAIKVGSSLAFSLTCLSCFLNPLLYAFLGRRFQEGLRGSSRARWLEAAMAEDSLGSGSGHRRNRSRGSTTSSELRMMQP